Within the bacterium genome, the region AGGCGATTATATCGATTCTGAGGATAGCTTTGGCGAACCAAAATTCGATTTTGAGGGACGAACAATTGTCACTGAATTCGACGATTTTGTGCTAATAAACGGTTATTTCCCAAATGGAGGAAAGGGACCGGAGAGAATTAAATACAAACTCGAGTATTATGAAGCTCTTCTCAAATTTATCAATAAACTTCGCAACGAAAATAAAAACGTCGTTATCACCGGAGACTTCAACACCGCTCATAACGAAATCGATCTTGCACACCCCGAGACGAATCACAACCATAGCGGTTTTATGGATATAGAGCGCGAGTGGGTAGATAAATTCTTGGAATCGGGGCTTGTGGATACATTCCGCGAACTCCATCCAGATGATGTCGCTTACACCTGGTGGGATTATCGCACAGGCGCTCGAGCAAGGGATGTTGGCTGGCGCATTGACTATTTCATGGTAAACAGCGAGTTTATGCCTCGAATTAAAAATTCATTTATGTTAACAAGCGTCCTCGGTAGCGATCATTGCCCCCTTGGAATCGAGATTGAGTTATCCTAAAGAGTGTTCCTGTAAGTTCATTTTTGCACTAACCGGTACAGGTCAACCTTAGTGCGTTATATTCTAATTAATTGATAATCATAGTGTTACAATAAAATAGATCGATGGCATAGCGAATGCATTTGTTTATTTCGAATAATCGGGAGGGAAACGAGTTTATATGCGCCGCGGCCACGGCCTCATACTCCCCTCCCGTTCTTTTCTTAAAAAAATTAACCGGATACATACGAATTTTTGCGAAGACTTAAATATACCAAAATCTACTAAAAAGAGTTTAAAAACTATTTGCCCAAGCTGAATTCGTGTGTAAATTTAAGTAAAACAAATTAGACTGGTGGAAAATGTCTATTTTAATCACCAACGATGATGGTATATATGCCAGTGGGTTGGACTTTCTTGTCAAGGCTATGAAGAGAATCGACGATGTTATTGTTGTAGCCCCAGACAGAGAACAATCTGCTGTCGGACATGCTATTACATTATCCAATCCATTAAGGGTCACCAAAATCAACCGAAATAGCGAATTCTTCGGCTATGCCACAAGCGGAACCCCCGCCGATGCAGTTAAACTTGGAATTCGTTCGATAATGAACGAGACCCCGCAATTAGTTATTTCAGGCATTAATCTCGGAGCAAATGTCGGAGCAAGTTTGATATATTCCGGAACTGTTTCCGCAGCAACCGAAGGAGTGCTTCTTGGCGTTCCGTCGATTGCGGTCTCACTCGATGGAAGAATTGGATCAAATTGGGAAACTGCAGCGAGATTCTCGGAAATAATCGCAAGGAAAGTTCTTCAAAATGGGCTTCCCGGAGGCATCTTGCTCAATATCAATGTCCCGGATCTGCCTGTCAAGTCGATTGCGGGAATCCGTGTAACTAGTCAAGGAAAAACAAATTTCAATGACTTTTTCGAGGAGCGAATGGACCCCAGAGGACAAAGATATTATTGGATGTGCGGAACTATGGTCGCGGAAGACGACCGTAGCGACCACGACGTTCAAGCTTTGGCCGATGATTTTATTTCCGTTACTCCAGTTCACTACGATCTCACAGCATATAACTTCCTTGGGGAATTATCCTCATGGAATATCGAAAAGAATTGGCCACTGAATGCTGAATGACCTTCTTAAATTAATTGCAGGCATTGTTGTCCTTTATATTGGCGCGGAAGGTCTTGTGCGCGGGTCGAAGAAGCTCGCTATCGCCCTCGGTATTCACCCCCTCGTTATAGGCTTGACCATCGTGGCGTTTGGAACATCGATGCCCGAACTCGTTGTATCCCTAACTGCAACTTACCAAGGGTCGCCATCGATAGCATTGGGCAATATAGTAGGTTCGAATATCGCAAACATGGGGATTATCCTCGGCATGGCCGCGCTTCTCTCTCCACTTAAGGTCGAAGATAGAACCGTTCGCATCGAGGTGCCGGTGACTATTTTCTCGGGAATTATGCTTTTTACTTTTTGTGGCGACCTGGAGGTCAGCCTTATAGAGGGGATTATTCTCGTGTTCTCGTTCGCGACGTTCTTCTTTATTGCCATTATTCCAGAAATATCTAAAGGTTGGCGAGTATTACCGAAAGAGCTTTCTTTCGAAATGGATGAAGCACTCAAGAAAGATGAAATAGCTGAAGCTCGTGCCAACCAAACCTTTGTCTCAGATCTTCTACTTATAGCACTCGGCATGGCAGGCCTTATACTGGGAGCAGACTTCACTGTCTCTTCTGCAACCAAACTCGCGAGCGAGTTTGGTATTAGTGAAATGACTATCGGCGCAACTATAGTCGCTTTTGGAACAAGTCTTCCGGAACTTGCGACTTCCGTCGTGGCTGCAATAAAAAAAGAACCGGATATCTCTATAGGCAACGTAATTG harbors:
- a CDS encoding calcium/sodium antiporter; its protein translation is MLNDLLKLIAGIVVLYIGAEGLVRGSKKLAIALGIHPLVIGLTIVAFGTSMPELVVSLTATYQGSPSIALGNIVGSNIANMGIILGMAALLSPLKVEDRTVRIEVPVTIFSGIMLFTFCGDLEVSLIEGIILVFSFATFFFIAIIPEISKGWRVLPKELSFEMDEALKKDEIAEARANQTFVSDLLLIALGMAGLILGADFTVSSATKLASEFGISEMTIGATIVAFGTSLPELATSVVAAIKKEPDISIGNVIGSNLFNTLIVAGVPSMVMGYFPIDSEVLVYDFPIMIGLSIILLPLLRSGGKLDRTEGLGLLLVYAFYIVRLVTKVQFIPMGPNSFPN
- the xth gene encoding exodeoxyribonuclease III, which encodes MKILSWNVNGVRAILKKGFLEWLESEMPDALCLQETKLQKEQIPKELERPLGYKTLWSHAKKKGYSGVATFIKGDYIDSEDSFGEPKFDFEGRTIVTEFDDFVLINGYFPNGGKGPERIKYKLEYYEALLKFINKLRNENKNVVITGDFNTAHNEIDLAHPETNHNHSGFMDIEREWVDKFLESGLVDTFRELHPDDVAYTWWDYRTGARARDVGWRIDYFMVNSEFMPRIKNSFMLTSVLGSDHCPLGIEIELS
- the surE gene encoding 5'/3'-nucleotidase SurE, with the translated sequence MSILITNDDGIYASGLDFLVKAMKRIDDVIVVAPDREQSAVGHAITLSNPLRVTKINRNSEFFGYATSGTPADAVKLGIRSIMNETPQLVISGINLGANVGASLIYSGTVSAATEGVLLGVPSIAVSLDGRIGSNWETAARFSEIIARKVLQNGLPGGILLNINVPDLPVKSIAGIRVTSQGKTNFNDFFEERMDPRGQRYYWMCGTMVAEDDRSDHDVQALADDFISVTPVHYDLTAYNFLGELSSWNIEKNWPLNAE